One genomic segment of Paenibacillus durus includes these proteins:
- a CDS encoding ABC transporter permease: MNLFSLSLRNIRHRLFLSFLTVCAIGATVAFIVLFSLFRDSVEQGAEKGYGPFDLVIGAQGSETQLVLNTFYHIGAPTGNIPANVLEEARRDSGVDKAYAMTTGDNYNGFPVVGIDPEYFLTRYGDRNLKEGALYAKTGEAVVGSHVAETLGLHVGDTFTGAHGLVEEEEHHSGEEETENHAGEGQSEDHAGEGESEDHTGEAEEHSHEGFLYTVTGILPTLNTPDDRAVFTTVDYAWAVHELQGEEREITAVLVKPSTLLGAHNLKQTLDGNGGVQAAYTSKAVSDVVNAIDQGSRLVEILAGLCVLLAAITILLSLIAAAGERTKDAGLLRLLGKPKSYVWMTLISEGLILTLTGLAAGFLAGHLAALIFREVLFAKAGVRINPYLWNTDHGFIAAGTIALGLLASLIPAFRMYRLHPLALFKS, translated from the coding sequence ATGAATCTTTTTTCATTGTCGCTGCGCAATATCCGGCATCGGCTTTTTCTTTCTTTTCTTACCGTCTGCGCGATCGGGGCGACCGTCGCTTTTATCGTTCTGTTTTCGCTTTTCCGGGACAGCGTTGAGCAGGGGGCGGAAAAAGGATACGGTCCGTTCGATCTCGTCATTGGGGCGCAGGGCAGCGAAACTCAGCTTGTGCTGAACACGTTCTATCATATCGGAGCGCCTACCGGGAATATTCCGGCGAACGTACTGGAAGAGGCACGGCGCGATTCGGGCGTGGACAAGGCGTATGCCATGACGACCGGGGATAATTACAACGGATTTCCGGTAGTCGGCATCGATCCGGAGTATTTTCTGACACGGTACGGCGACCGCAATCTGAAAGAAGGCGCGTTGTATGCCAAGACGGGAGAAGCCGTTGTCGGATCGCATGTCGCTGAAACGCTCGGTCTGCATGTAGGTGATACGTTCACGGGTGCCCATGGGCTGGTGGAGGAAGAGGAGCATCATTCCGGCGAAGAGGAGACCGAGAATCACGCTGGTGAAGGACAATCAGAGGACCACGCCGGTGAAGGAGAATCGGAGGATCATACGGGCGAAGCAGAGGAACATTCGCATGAAGGCTTTTTGTATACGGTGACAGGTATCCTGCCCACACTGAACACACCGGATGACCGGGCGGTGTTCACTACCGTTGACTATGCTTGGGCGGTTCATGAGCTTCAAGGCGAGGAACGGGAGATTACGGCCGTTCTGGTCAAGCCGTCGACTCTGCTTGGCGCGCATAATCTGAAGCAGACGCTTGATGGCAATGGCGGGGTTCAGGCAGCCTATACAAGCAAGGCCGTGTCGGATGTGGTGAACGCAATCGACCAAGGTTCGCGTCTTGTCGAAATATTAGCCGGTCTGTGCGTGCTTCTTGCCGCGATTACGATTCTGCTGTCCTTGATCGCCGCCGCCGGAGAGCGCACCAAAGACGCCGGTCTGCTGCGGCTGCTGGGCAAGCCTAAGAGCTATGTATGGATGACGCTGATCAGTGAAGGTCTGATCCTGACGCTAACCGGCCTTGCAGCGGGCTTTCTTGCGGGACACTTGGCCGCGCTGATCTTTAGAGAAGTGCTCTTTGCCAAAGCGGGAGTCCGAATCAACCCTTATCTGTGGAACACCGATCACGGCTTTATAGCCGCGGGAACGATCGCGCTCGGGCTGCTGGCCTCGCTGATTCCCGCCTTCCGGATGTACCGGCTTCACCCGCTCGCTTTGTTTAAATCTTAG
- a CDS encoding ABC transporter ATP-binding protein yields MLQISGLSKSFRIDGRSLPILDIPSWQVEKGDKVAITGPSGSGKSTLLHLISGIAVPDKGEIHLEGQLLHTMTESQRDRLRAANIGYVLQDFHLIPSLTASQNIEIAMNASIPAKRRKTLISEWLEKVGLPDRAKHMPSQLSRGQQQRVAIVRALVNNPPLVLADEPTGSLDWETADEISSLLLDLSSSGQQTLIVVTHDLNMAERFPKCLDIRELNRVRKHAGHQAGRGGEQEVSNG; encoded by the coding sequence ATGCTGCAAATTTCCGGCCTGAGCAAAAGCTTCCGGATCGACGGACGCAGTCTTCCGATTCTGGATATTCCTTCTTGGCAGGTGGAAAAAGGTGATAAGGTGGCGATTACCGGACCCAGCGGGTCCGGTAAAAGCACGTTGCTCCATTTAATCAGCGGAATTGCGGTGCCTGACAAGGGGGAGATCCACTTGGAGGGTCAACTCCTGCACACCATGACGGAATCGCAGCGAGATCGGCTTCGAGCTGCGAACATCGGATATGTGCTGCAGGATTTCCACCTGATTCCTTCCCTTACCGCCAGCCAAAATATCGAAATCGCAATGAACGCCAGTATACCCGCTAAGCGGAGAAAGACGCTCATCTCCGAGTGGCTGGAGAAGGTAGGCTTGCCGGACCGGGCGAAGCATATGCCTTCCCAGCTATCCCGGGGTCAGCAGCAGCGGGTGGCGATTGTCCGCGCGCTTGTGAACAATCCGCCGCTCGTGCTTGCGGATGAGCCCACCGGCAGTCTGGACTGGGAGACTGCGGATGAAATTTCGTCGCTTCTGCTTGATCTGAGCTCTTCCGGGCAGCAGACCCTGATTGTCGTCACGCATGACCTGAACATGGCGGAGCGCTTTCCGAAATGTCTGGATATCCGGGAACTGAACCGCGTTCGGAAGCATGCGGGGCATCAAGCAGGAAGAGGCGGCGAACAGGAGGTAAGCAACGGATGA
- a CDS encoding alkaline phosphatase has protein sequence MNKGLKKVAIGGLACLVLSAGSFAYAAKGSSNSQKAVKAPSKNLIVLIGDGMGPAQISATRYYEQYKKGVKHLNLDPYYVGQATTYADRGEDGGKVVSGVVTDSASAGTAFATGHKTYNAGISVSNEDVAKPFASVIEAAERSGKATGLVTTARITHATPAVYASHVRNRDNESAIATQYLDSGVDVLFGGGKQFFVTKDEKGKRTDKNILPDFKAKGYTVVENTSALKALPASTTKALGLFGNSHVAYTPDRTEEIPSLAAMTSSALKILSKDKNGFVMMIEGGRIDHAGHANDFPTLVQETLDFDAAFKTAIEFAKKDGNTSVVVTADHETGGLSLSRDNIYELNIDLWDKQKHSSESIATKLAEAKTPEEIRSIVAENTGINDLTDEEVQAILAGDGSSYKQEGAYNAVISKRLLVGWSGHGHSAVDVGIWAYGPIAGKVKGQVDNTQIARASAAIVGVNLDKRSAELQSKYVYPKFKINRENEVLYPVASLIKALGGSYSSGSTVSKASFGKNTLNIDMSSLTATLNGKAVSFTVDNDNGTVYLPLSAFSQLTGKNLKWDSLSERIVLR, from the coding sequence ATGAACAAAGGTCTGAAAAAGGTTGCAATCGGCGGTTTGGCCTGCCTTGTCCTTTCCGCAGGAAGCTTTGCCTACGCGGCGAAAGGTTCCTCCAATTCACAGAAGGCTGTAAAAGCCCCATCGAAGAATCTGATCGTCCTGATTGGCGACGGTATGGGACCTGCGCAAATCTCGGCGACACGCTATTATGAACAGTATAAAAAAGGAGTCAAGCATCTTAATCTCGATCCTTATTATGTCGGACAAGCTACCACATATGCGGATCGCGGCGAAGACGGCGGAAAGGTAGTGTCAGGGGTCGTAACGGACTCGGCATCCGCCGGAACCGCTTTTGCTACAGGCCATAAGACATACAACGCGGGCATCAGCGTATCCAATGAAGATGTAGCCAAGCCTTTTGCCTCTGTGATTGAAGCGGCGGAGAGAAGCGGCAAAGCGACCGGTCTTGTGACCACCGCGCGGATCACACATGCTACACCTGCCGTATACGCGTCGCATGTTCGCAACCGCGATAACGAATCGGCTATTGCCACCCAGTACCTGGATAGCGGCGTGGATGTGCTGTTCGGCGGGGGTAAGCAATTTTTTGTGACCAAGGATGAGAAAGGCAAGCGGACGGATAAAAATATTCTGCCCGATTTCAAAGCGAAAGGGTATACCGTTGTCGAGAACACAAGCGCGCTGAAGGCCCTCCCGGCTTCCACGACGAAAGCGCTGGGTCTGTTCGGCAATTCCCATGTTGCCTATACCCCGGACCGTACAGAAGAAATTCCAAGCCTTGCGGCAATGACGTCGTCCGCTTTGAAGATTTTGTCCAAGGACAAGAATGGTTTTGTTATGATGATCGAAGGCGGCCGGATCGACCATGCCGGACATGCCAACGATTTTCCGACGCTCGTGCAGGAGACGCTCGATTTCGACGCCGCTTTTAAGACCGCAATCGAGTTCGCTAAAAAAGATGGCAATACATCCGTAGTCGTGACAGCAGACCATGAGACGGGCGGTTTGTCCCTGTCGCGCGACAATATCTATGAGCTCAATATCGACCTGTGGGACAAGCAGAAGCATTCTTCGGAATCCATCGCTACCAAGCTGGCAGAAGCCAAAACTCCGGAGGAAATTCGCAGCATTGTGGCCGAGAATACCGGAATTAACGATTTGACCGACGAAGAGGTGCAAGCGATTCTGGCAGGGGACGGTTCCTCATACAAACAGGAGGGCGCATACAATGCCGTTATTTCCAAAAGACTGCTGGTCGGCTGGTCCGGACACGGGCACTCCGCCGTTGATGTCGGGATTTGGGCATATGGTCCAATCGCGGGTAAAGTGAAAGGCCAAGTGGACAACACCCAGATTGCCAGAGCTTCCGCTGCCATTGTAGGGGTCAATCTGGACAAGAGATCCGCCGAGCTTCAATCGAAATATGTTTATCCGAAATTTAAAATCAACCGCGAGAACGAAGTGCTGTATCCTGTTGCCTCGCTGATCAAAGCCCTTGGAGGAAGCTATAGCAGCGGATCAACCGTATCTAAAGCCTCTTTTGGCAAAAATACGCTGAACATCGACATGTCGTCTCTGACCGCAACGCTGAACGGCAAGGCTGTATCTTTCACGGTAGATAACGATAACGGAACCGTATATCTTCCGCTGTCCGCTTTCAGCCAGTTGACCGGCAAAAATCTGAAATGGGATTCGCTCTCCGAACGGATTGTTCTGCGCTAA
- a CDS encoding DUF3800 domain-containing protein: MLAYIDESGFPHPNDETRHPVLAAVCIPKDEVRSIMQRMYNIKMDLFGRHDVELKAVNVLKPKSMTRNTINKIFAERVINEVLDNTLNLKVFAIIMDHPEEPLRVESDSFPNHYRFLLQRINGYSNMRGKKCIVSFDSQDEGNDMLISFKMKNYLFRSNEGNDCTSIVESAFFVSSRVEEGIQLADLCAGIIRKYHELCIDETPISSFSSWISNLYSIIQRRILFGAFT; this comes from the coding sequence TTGTTAGCATATATTGATGAGAGCGGGTTTCCGCACCCTAATGATGAAACAAGGCATCCAGTACTTGCTGCTGTTTGTATACCCAAAGATGAAGTCAGAAGTATTATGCAACGGATGTATAATATTAAAATGGATCTCTTTGGACGACATGATGTGGAATTAAAGGCTGTGAATGTCTTAAAGCCCAAATCAATGACTCGTAATACAATCAATAAAATTTTCGCAGAACGCGTTATAAATGAGGTTCTTGATAATACTCTAAATTTAAAGGTTTTTGCTATCATAATGGACCATCCAGAGGAGCCTTTACGAGTAGAAAGTGACAGTTTCCCCAACCACTATAGATTTCTATTGCAACGCATTAACGGCTATTCTAACATGAGAGGGAAAAAGTGTATTGTCAGTTTTGATTCGCAAGATGAAGGTAATGATATGCTTATTTCGTTTAAAATGAAAAATTATCTGTTCAGATCAAATGAGGGTAATGACTGCACTTCTATTGTAGAATCTGCATTTTTCGTAAGCTCCCGTGTTGAAGAAGGCATACAGCTAGCTGATCTTTGTGCTGGAATTATTAGAAAATACCATGAATTATGCATCGACGAAACACCAATAAGTTCATTTAGCTCATGGATAAGTAATCTATATTCGATTATACAAAGACGCATTTTGTTTGGTGCCTTCACCTAA
- the ligA gene encoding NAD-dependent DNA ligase LigA: MDAMHTMEELVAELNKYNYHYYTLDAPLISDKEYDALYDKLAALEAESGFILPDSPTQRVGGELLKGFVPHRHLAPLWSLDKAQNIEQLRNWNARVLRLVNDYNSKNPEQPLPEPRYAVELKFDGLTLNLTYRDGRLVQASTRGNGVTGEGILAQVKTIKSVPLTIPFKEGVIEVQGEGIMNLSVLAEYNKTAAEPLKNARNGAAGALRNLNPKLTAERRLNAFFYNVGYSEGVEFHDHQEMMQFLRDNRFKVNPYLTYFDNFDEVSEQLAEIEEGRSKLDYLIDGVVIKITDFRTREVLGYTDKFPRWAVAYKFEAEETTTILESVIWNVGRTGKVTPLARVEPVELAGVTVQNCTLNNIGDIERKNLKHALGTRVFIRRSNDVIPEILGKVTEEKDGGEIIYPEQCPACGSPLEMRGAHLFCNNKLNCKPQIVARITHYSSRDAMDIETFSDKTAGQLYEELNVREPADLYELTLEQLVKLERFGEKKATNLLQALEESKGRDLASFLYALGIPNTGKATTKMLADHYRDLNAVMTASAEELSALPDIGGIVAESIVSFFADPFVVNGIRRLLDLGVQAKALEAPAPVVTDSFFSGKTVVLTGTLQKLTRDEAAEKLEALGAKVTGSVSKKTNLVIAGEKAGSKLAKAQQLGIPVIEDEEELIRLLEGGAPA, from the coding sequence ATGGACGCAATGCATACGATGGAAGAGCTTGTGGCGGAGCTGAATAAATATAACTATCATTACTATACGCTGGATGCGCCGCTCATCAGCGACAAGGAGTACGACGCCCTGTACGACAAGCTCGCCGCCCTTGAGGCGGAGAGCGGCTTCATACTGCCCGATTCACCGACCCAGCGCGTCGGCGGCGAGCTGCTGAAGGGCTTTGTCCCGCACCGGCACCTGGCTCCGCTCTGGAGCCTCGACAAAGCGCAGAACATTGAACAGCTCCGCAATTGGAACGCCCGGGTTCTTCGGCTGGTGAACGACTATAACAGCAAGAATCCCGAGCAACCTCTTCCGGAGCCCCGCTATGCCGTAGAACTGAAATTTGACGGTCTGACGCTGAACCTGACTTACCGTGACGGGCGGCTGGTTCAGGCATCCACACGGGGTAACGGCGTTACAGGTGAAGGCATTCTGGCGCAGGTGAAGACGATCAAATCCGTTCCGCTGACCATTCCCTTCAAGGAAGGCGTCATTGAGGTGCAGGGCGAGGGGATCATGAACTTGTCGGTGCTCGCCGAATACAACAAGACGGCGGCGGAGCCGCTGAAGAACGCGCGCAACGGCGCGGCCGGAGCACTGCGCAACCTGAACCCGAAGCTGACGGCGGAGCGGCGGCTGAATGCCTTTTTCTATAATGTCGGCTACTCGGAAGGCGTAGAGTTTCATGACCATCAGGAAATGATGCAGTTCTTACGCGACAACCGGTTCAAGGTCAATCCTTACCTGACTTACTTCGATAACTTCGACGAAGTGTCGGAGCAGTTGGCCGAAATTGAGGAGGGCCGCTCCAAGCTGGACTACCTGATCGACGGTGTCGTTATCAAAATTACCGATTTCCGTACTCGCGAAGTGCTCGGTTATACGGACAAGTTCCCACGCTGGGCGGTCGCCTACAAGTTCGAGGCGGAGGAGACGACCACCATTCTGGAATCAGTCATCTGGAATGTGGGCCGGACCGGCAAAGTGACGCCGCTGGCGCGGGTCGAGCCGGTGGAGCTGGCCGGCGTTACCGTGCAGAACTGCACGCTTAACAATATCGGCGATATTGAACGGAAGAATCTGAAGCATGCGCTCGGGACGCGTGTCTTCATCCGCCGTTCCAATGACGTCATACCGGAGATTCTGGGGAAGGTGACCGAAGAGAAGGATGGCGGGGAGATCATTTATCCCGAGCAATGCCCGGCTTGCGGATCTCCGCTGGAAATGCGGGGAGCGCATCTGTTCTGCAACAACAAGCTGAACTGCAAGCCGCAGATCGTCGCGCGGATTACCCATTATTCCTCCAGGGACGCGATGGACATCGAGACCTTCAGCGACAAGACGGCGGGGCAGCTGTACGAGGAGCTTAACGTCCGCGAGCCCGCGGATCTCTATGAGTTGACGCTGGAGCAGCTGGTGAAGCTGGAACGGTTCGGCGAGAAAAAGGCAACCAATCTTCTTCAGGCGCTCGAAGAGAGCAAGGGACGGGATCTCGCTTCCTTCCTGTATGCGCTGGGAATCCCGAATACCGGCAAGGCGACGACCAAGATGCTGGCCGATCATTACCGTGATCTGAATGCCGTTATGACGGCGAGCGCGGAGGAACTGTCGGCGCTGCCTGATATCGGCGGCATTGTGGCCGAGAGCATCGTTTCCTTTTTTGCCGATCCGTTCGTCGTTAACGGTATTCGCCGCCTGCTTGATTTAGGCGTTCAGGCCAAGGCTCTGGAAGCGCCGGCTCCGGTCGTGACCGATTCCTTCTTCAGCGGCAAGACGGTAGTTCTGACCGGAACGCTTCAGAAGCTGACCCGGGACGAAGCGGCGGAGAAGCTGGAAGCGCTGGGCGCCAAAGTCACCGGCAGCGTCTCGAAGAAGACCAATCTCGTCATTGCCGGAGAGAAAGCCGGCAGCAAGCTGGCCAAAGCGCAGCAGCTCGGTATTCCAGTCATCGAGGACGAGGAAGAATTGATCCGGCTGCTGGAGGGCGGAGCGCCGGCTTGA
- the pcrA gene encoding DNA helicase PcrA, giving the protein MQSVNIQDAVTRLNPPQRQAVETTDGPLLIMAGAGSGKTRVLTHRIAWLIAGRKAPPWAILAITFTNKAAREMQERVSKLVGPEGRDIWVSTFHSMCVRILRKDIERIGFTSNFSILDSTDQLSVIRSCMKELNIDTKKFEPKAVQSMISTAKNELVTPAQYEMKIGDYFEGLVAKIYTMYQKRLKSNNSLDFDDLIMTTIQLFKEVPEVLDFYQRKFKYIHVDEYQDTNRAQYMLCRMLADSHHNICVVGDSDQSIYRWRGADITNILNFEEDYPEAKVILLEQNYRSTSNILNAANSVIALNTGRKPKKLWTDSEEGPKIKVYRADSEHDEGYFVSGEISKNVKKGKSYQDHAILYRTNAQSRVIEEILIKSDIPYQIVGGIKFYDRKEIKDLLAYLRLLSNPDDDISLTRVINVPKRGLGDTTVAKLTDAAASRGVSIFRVLETVDDLGFAGRTRNALVEFYDMILALHRMVEFLSVTELTEKVLEMSQYKLELQKENTIESRSRLENIDEFLSVTMEFEKNNEDKSLVSFLTDLALIADIDSMNDSEDDRSDAVVLMTMHSAKGLEFPVVFIVGMEEGVFPHSRAFQDNDELEEERRLAYVGITRAEKQLFLSCARARTLFGRTTANPPSRFLDEIPEELKEDTFMSSDRFRRGTEAGGAYGGRGFGAGGRGNFGGGRGGAAASSPGAAAGYGGASASAAAGRSRVTVTSGGAAARPAGGGASADFKAGDKVSHGKWGVGTIVAVKGSGNDMELQIAFPAPVGVKRLLAGFAPIAKVD; this is encoded by the coding sequence ATGCAATCCGTTAATATACAAGACGCCGTAACCCGGCTTAATCCTCCCCAGCGCCAGGCGGTCGAGACGACAGACGGTCCGCTGCTTATCATGGCCGGAGCGGGGAGCGGCAAGACGAGGGTGCTGACCCATCGCATCGCTTGGCTGATTGCAGGTCGAAAGGCTCCGCCTTGGGCGATACTTGCCATTACGTTCACGAACAAGGCGGCAAGAGAAATGCAGGAACGGGTGTCCAAGCTCGTAGGCCCGGAAGGCCGGGATATTTGGGTATCGACGTTCCACTCCATGTGCGTGCGGATACTGCGGAAGGATATTGAGCGGATCGGGTTTACGTCCAATTTCTCCATTCTCGATTCCACGGACCAGCTATCCGTTATCCGCAGCTGCATGAAGGAACTGAATATCGACACGAAGAAGTTCGAGCCGAAAGCAGTTCAGTCAATGATCAGCACGGCCAAGAATGAATTAGTGACGCCTGCGCAGTATGAGATGAAGATCGGGGATTATTTTGAAGGCCTCGTTGCCAAAATATATACAATGTACCAAAAAAGGCTCAAGAGCAACAATTCGCTCGATTTCGACGATCTGATCATGACAACGATCCAACTGTTTAAGGAAGTGCCTGAGGTGCTGGATTTCTACCAGCGGAAATTTAAGTACATCCATGTGGACGAGTATCAGGATACGAACCGGGCGCAGTACATGCTCTGCCGCATGCTGGCCGACAGCCATCACAATATTTGCGTCGTCGGCGACAGCGACCAGTCCATCTACCGCTGGCGCGGCGCCGACATCACCAACATTCTCAACTTCGAGGAAGATTACCCGGAAGCCAAAGTCATTTTGCTTGAGCAAAACTACCGCTCGACCTCGAACATTCTGAACGCCGCCAACAGTGTTATCGCGCTGAATACAGGACGTAAGCCGAAGAAGCTGTGGACGGATTCGGAAGAGGGGCCGAAGATCAAGGTGTACCGGGCCGATTCCGAGCATGACGAGGGCTATTTTGTATCCGGAGAAATCAGCAAGAATGTAAAAAAGGGCAAGTCGTACCAGGATCATGCGATCCTGTACCGGACCAACGCGCAGTCACGGGTAATAGAGGAAATTCTCATTAAATCGGATATTCCTTACCAAATTGTCGGGGGCATTAAGTTCTACGACCGGAAAGAAATCAAGGATCTGCTGGCTTACCTGCGGCTGTTGTCCAATCCCGACGACGATATCAGCCTGACCCGGGTGATCAATGTTCCCAAAAGAGGACTCGGCGACACGACGGTCGCTAAGCTTACCGATGCGGCGGCATCCCGGGGCGTCTCCATCTTCCGTGTGCTGGAAACGGTGGATGACCTGGGATTTGCGGGACGGACGCGGAACGCGCTGGTCGAGTTCTACGACATGATTCTGGCGCTCCACCGGATGGTGGAATTTCTGTCGGTGACGGAGCTGACCGAGAAGGTGCTGGAAATGTCGCAGTACAAGCTGGAGCTGCAGAAGGAGAACACAATTGAATCGCGCTCCCGCCTGGAGAATATTGACGAGTTCCTGTCTGTGACGATGGAATTTGAAAAAAATAACGAAGACAAGTCGCTCGTATCTTTCCTGACCGATCTCGCTCTGATTGCCGACATCGACAGCATGAACGATTCGGAGGATGACCGCAGCGACGCGGTAGTCTTGATGACGATGCACAGCGCGAAGGGGCTGGAGTTTCCGGTCGTGTTCATCGTCGGCATGGAGGAAGGGGTATTCCCGCACAGCCGCGCCTTCCAGGACAATGATGAACTGGAAGAAGAGCGGCGGCTGGCGTATGTGGGCATTACCCGCGCCGAGAAGCAGCTGTTCCTCTCCTGCGCGCGGGCGCGCACGCTGTTCGGGCGGACGACGGCCAACCCGCCGTCCCGTTTCCTGGACGAGATTCCGGAGGAACTCAAGGAAGACACCTTCATGAGCAGCGACCGCTTCCGCCGGGGCACCGAGGCGGGCGGAGCCTATGGCGGCCGCGGCTTCGGCGCAGGCGGCCGCGGCAATTTCGGCGGCGGCCGGGGCGGAGCCGCCGCCTCATCGCCGGGCGCCGCCGCAGGCTATGGCGGCGCTTCGGCGTCCGCGGCGGCTGGGCGCAGCCGCGTGACCGTGACCTCGGGCGGGGCTGCGGCCCGCCCGGCGGGTGGAGGGGCGTCCGCCGATTTCAAGGCGGGCGACAAGGTCTCGCACGGCAAATGGGGCGTCGGCACCATTGTCGCCGTGAAAGGCAGCGGCAACGACATGGAGCTGCAAATTGCCTTCCCGGCGCCGGTGGGCGTGAAGCGGCTGCTGGCCGGATTTGCGCCGATCGCCAAGGTAGATTGA
- the pcrB gene encoding heptaprenylglyceryl phosphate synthase produces MTVVRQMIETWRHVFKLDPDRAISEEDLRAVCQSGTDGILVGGSTGITYDNTARLMSGIQRYGVPCVLEVSDLSAVVPGFDAYLIPMVLNSPDPAWIVGHHRRAVERYGDFIPWELLLTEGYIVLNGNSAVARLTGADTGLSADGAAAYAHIADKLMTLPIVYLEYSGSFGDAETMQAVREAVGHARLFYGGGVTGPDQAKLAASLADTVVVGNIIYTDIGRALSTVEAVKSDAAI; encoded by the coding sequence ATGACTGTGGTACGACAAATGATTGAGACCTGGCGCCATGTGTTCAAGCTGGACCCGGACCGCGCGATTAGCGAAGAAGACTTGAGGGCGGTTTGTCAGTCTGGCACGGACGGAATTTTGGTAGGCGGCTCTACAGGCATCACCTATGATAATACCGCCCGCCTAATGTCCGGAATACAGCGGTACGGTGTACCATGCGTCTTGGAGGTATCCGATTTGTCCGCCGTCGTGCCCGGCTTTGACGCCTATCTGATTCCGATGGTGCTGAATTCACCCGATCCGGCATGGATTGTCGGCCACCATCGAAGAGCCGTTGAGCGCTACGGCGATTTTATCCCCTGGGAGCTGCTGCTGACCGAGGGTTATATTGTGCTGAACGGAAATTCCGCCGTGGCCCGTCTGACCGGCGCGGACACGGGGCTGTCAGCAGACGGAGCGGCAGCCTATGCGCATATTGCCGATAAGCTCATGACGCTGCCCATCGTCTATCTGGAATACAGCGGCAGCTTTGGAGATGCGGAGACAATGCAAGCCGTACGTGAAGCTGTAGGCCATGCGCGTCTCTTCTACGGCGGCGGAGTTACCGGGCCGGATCAAGCGAAGCTTGCGGCCTCACTTGCCGATACGGTCGTCGTGGGCAACATCATTTATACCGATATCGGACGGGCCTTGTCGACGGTCGAGGCGGTCAAATCAGACGCTGCTATCTAG
- a CDS encoding undecaprenyl-phosphate glucose phosphotransferase, with translation MIRRNQRFLTQLYMVADFIVIQAAFLFSWWLKFKSDWMPYENHMAVESYAYWSLIYGGVAVLIGILLTLYMPKRKKRFADEFLKIFQVHVMGIFILLGLMYFVREIDISRQYLTIYIGTIMLSTMLYRYVLKKMLKSFREKGFNRQFVLILGAGTLGRRIYDNLAQYPELGYEIIGFLDDYQSWDTLDSQRYKPILGKLDELPAMLETMLIDEVILALPLDVHHKFPAIIATCERAGVRTLIIPDFFDYLPARPYFDNFAGLPMINVRDIPLDMTANRMAKRLFDIIFSLFAIVVMSPIMLITALGVKMTSPGPVIFRQERVGLNRRTFTMYKFRSMKMQRDGEVDTGWSTEQDPRRTRFGTFIRKTSLDELPQFFNVLLGHMSVVGPRPERPYYVEQFKGEIPKYMVKHHVRPGITGWAQSNGLRGDTSIEDRIKHDIFYIENWSLLFDIRIIFKTIRNGFINKNAY, from the coding sequence ATGATCCGCCGCAATCAGCGGTTTTTGACACAGCTTTATATGGTCGCCGACTTTATTGTCATTCAGGCTGCCTTTCTGTTCTCCTGGTGGCTCAAGTTCAAGAGTGACTGGATGCCTTACGAGAATCATATGGCGGTGGAGTCGTATGCTTACTGGAGCTTGATTTATGGCGGAGTCGCCGTTCTAATCGGTATCCTGCTCACGCTCTATATGCCCAAGCGGAAGAAGCGGTTTGCCGATGAGTTCCTGAAGATTTTCCAAGTGCATGTAATGGGTATCTTCATCCTGCTTGGCCTGATGTATTTTGTGAGAGAAATCGATATCTCCCGTCAGTATTTGACTATCTATATCGGCACGATTATGCTCTCTACGATGCTGTACCGGTATGTGCTGAAGAAGATGCTGAAGTCATTCCGGGAAAAAGGGTTCAACCGCCAGTTTGTGCTCATTCTCGGGGCGGGCACGCTGGGCAGAAGAATTTACGATAATCTCGCCCAGTATCCCGAGCTCGGTTATGAGATTATCGGTTTTCTGGACGATTACCAAAGTTGGGATACGCTCGACTCCCAGCGCTACAAGCCGATTCTCGGCAAGCTCGACGAGCTGCCGGCTATGCTGGAGACGATGCTGATCGACGAGGTGATTCTCGCTCTGCCGCTCGATGTGCATCACAAGTTTCCCGCCATTATCGCGACCTGCGAACGGGCCGGGGTTCGCACGCTGATCATTCCGGATTTCTTTGACTATCTGCCGGCGCGTCCGTACTTCGATAATTTTGCCGGGCTGCCGATGATCAATGTGCGCGATATCCCGCTCGATATGACGGCTAACCGGATGGCGAAGCGGTTGTTCGATATTATATTCTCGCTGTTCGCCATTGTAGTGATGAGTCCGATTATGCTGATTACGGCGCTTGGAGTGAAGATGACTTCCCCGGGACCGGTGATTTTCCGGCAGGAGCGGGTGGGTCTCAATCGCCGCACGTTTACGATGTACAAATTCCGCTCGATGAAAATGCAGCGTGACGGCGAAGTGGATACGGGCTGGAGCACGGAGCAAGATCCGCGCCGCACCCGGTTCGGGACGTTTATCCGCAAGACGAGCCTGGATGAGCTGCCGCAGTTCTTCAACGTGCTGTTGGGCCATATGAGCGTGGTCGGTCCGCGTCCGGAACGCCCCTATTATGTGGAGCAGTTCAAGGGAGAAATTCCGAAGTATATGGTCAAGCACCACGTGCGTCCCGGGATTACCGGCTGGGCGCAGAGCAACGGCCTGCGCGGTGACACCTCGATCGAGGACCGGATCAAGCACGATATCTTCTATATCGAGAACTGGTCGCTGCTGTTTGATATCCGGATTATTTTCAAAACGATCCGCAACGGCTTCATCAATAAAAATGCTTACTAA